From Hoplias malabaricus isolate fHopMal1 chromosome 11, fHopMal1.hap1, whole genome shotgun sequence, a single genomic window includes:
- the plin1 gene encoding perilipin-1 isoform X2 — protein sequence MVPAEKDQDKTEDKQNLFLRLRNLPSVSITFEVIGRSYSSAKAANPLLSSVCGVCEEGVRSAGILAARSMQPAVHLLQPQLVAANSLACRGLDRLEEKMPALDYPPAKLAAGISDLMSSAVRSPAVQYVLSSKISQLAEEGADSALTLTERLVNYILPASSEEKEEKVSEVCVAAPKPSFVRLGVLAGTVWSRAYGKTSALLQQIKRQGQKLTSQGVTPQVPDL from the exons AATTTATTTCTAAGACTCCGGAACCTCCCGAGTGTCAGCATCACGTTTGAGGTCATCGGGCGTTCATACTCCAGCGCTAAGGCTGCGAACCCACTCCtgtcctctgtgtgtggagtgtgtgaagaAGGTGTGAGGAGCGCTGGCATCCTAGCAGCCCGGAGCATGCAGCCTGCTGTCCACTTACTGCAGCCTCAGC TTGTAGCTGCCAACTCTCTGGCCTGCCGAGGACTGGACCGCCTCGAAGAGAAGATGCCGGCTTTGGATTACCCCCCTGCAAAG CTGGCAGCAGGAATCTCAGACCTGATGTCTTCTGCAGTACGGAGTCCAGCTGTGCAGTACGTCCTCAGCAGCAAGATTTCACAGCTGGCGGAGGAGGGAGCTGACAGTGCCTTGACTCTCACTGAACGCCTGGTCAACTACATTCTCCCAGCATCCTCAGAGGAGAAAG aagagaaggtgtcagaGGTTTGTGTCGCTGCCCCGAAGCCCAGTTTTGTGAGACTGGGAGTGCTGGCTGGCACCGTCTGGAGCCGAGCTTATGGGAAGACCAGCGCTTTACTCCAGCAAATCAAGAGGCAGGGTCAAAAGCTGACCAGCCAAGGAGTGACCCCTCAG